cataatgagtttgaaaaaatctttaaagttaaatctttaagtattaccaaggatttaccatttagccAATGGGCAACACCTAGTATACACAGATGCAGGAACGTTTTATATGAGTTATATGGCATGAAGCAATATAACAAAGACTTGGcatttcttagttatgttagaaattattcaaaaacttttaaaaaagtttgtttcacTGCCAAGTGCTTGTATGtcagagataaaatacgcAACTCTGATAACAAAGTTAAAACGGTTTGGgcaattattaatggtgaaatgggcaAAAGCCAATCAAATAGTACCATAAAACTAGTTAATGCTGGTAGGGtcattgacaaaagtgctgatgttgcgcttgcttttgaagatttttttagtagtgtccctgctagtattaccgaaaaattaaattcgtcaTCAGCGCTTGCGGAGTCCTacttgagggaccatgttgctgagtgtaatgtattatttgaattgcgaCATGTGACTGCAgaggaaattgttaaaacttttaaaacattaaacttaaaaaaaacatgtgatCTCTGGGGAATGTCTGTaaatctagtaaataatattatagaaaacattGCCAACCACTtagcgtttatatttaatcaatgttGTGACTGTGGTATATTCCctgatttattaaagttaagtaaagttattcctttatttaaaagtggtgaccaagaagactgtaataactataggccaatttccattttaccaactttgagcaaagtcttcgagaaattaattttaaaccaattatgtagtcattttgtatcaaatggtttactgcacgccaaacagtttggtttcacaaaggggcgctctacCACTGATGCTGGAATAGCTCTTTtgtcacatatatataaagcatgggaaaattcaaagaatgcTTTGGGGATATTCTGCGACCTTTCTAAGGCTTTTGACTGTGTAGAACATACCACTCTATTacggaaactaaatttttatggtattaaagGTTTATCTCAGGACCTCATAGCTTCATATCTTCAGAACAGGGTACAAACCgttgttgttaatggagagaaatctcgcggtgcgccgattaacataggtgttccgcagggatctatcttaggaccgtttttgttcttagtatatattaatgacctaccttattatttgcaggatatgtgtgaaatagtactgtttgcagatgatacctcattaatatttaatgtggatagacatgacacaaatgttgacgaagtaaaCTCTGCTCTTTTACGCATATCCAAATGGTtcactgctaataatttattattaaatgcaaaaaaaaacaaattgtgttgaatttatccttccaaatgtaaaaaaggtgaaaagggatattattttaaacggggaggtattataccctgtggattctactgtttttcttggTTTGACACTAGATGAGAAGCTACAATGGGGGGCCTATGTTGCCGCCGCCGCTGCTAAGcttagttcagctgcatatgcagttcgaagaataaggcatctcaccgatgaagacacggctagattggtttattttagctactttcatagcattatgtcctatggaattctgctatggggcagggctgcagatatagaaactatatttatattacagaaaagagccatacgctctatatataatttacgtgctagggactcactaagagatctctttaagaatactggtatcctcacagtaccatcacagtatatatttaataatattttatatgtacacaaaaacgcagacttacacacaagagtaggagatagacaccgttatggcacaaggaaccgaaataaaattgaaatgccattttaccggttagctaaagttaaaaattcatttatgggccaaggtatacttttttacaacagaattcctcatagtattaaagagtttagtagtgctaaatttaaaaattatgtaaaaaacgtattagttcagagagcctattacagcattaaggaatatatggaagataaagacccatggagggttgtcgcgtaaaagccacaggacagttctttggcatattatgatatatacgtgcggttacttacatattttgtaaaattaaattgtaatactgaaatgatttaaaagagcaactatggagtttcttgccgattcttctccatagatactgctttccgaatcggtggtaaatgttaaaaatatgtattgacgtttcaaaagtgcttctcgaagaagtctaattgaataaataaatgtttgagtttgagtttgagtttgaatgtATTTAGCATATCAACACATAATAACAACGccaagtacaaaaaaaatatgaataaccTGATAAGAAAAAAGTACCGTGCTATTTCaccaattttcataatatcaatAGACAAGTACAACAGATATAAAATGATAAGCATTCTctaaattttacttttgtacctactatatttataacataagaGCATGTACATGTACTTTTATGTCAACGcataaatgtgtttatttttaaatctaaaattcTATTGCTGTGTTCGATTGCACGTTACATCAAAAATGTAGACTCTCGTCTTAATTTTTATCACAAGTGAACAGAAGCAATGTTGAAATTTCTTTCATTTAAAGAATCTTTTCAAAAACTACTACGTATTTTGGAAAGCTCTCATAATACCGAACTTTGTAGATAATAGAATTTCGTATGTGGGTTCACTTGCTCCTAAACAGGGAATGTTCAAAGACGTTACATTTGGAACTTGGAACATCTCATTTCGCAAGAATACAAGACAATGCTTTTAAGCGATTCCTTTAATGCAAGGGGTCTACTGTTCATACTTTATAACACTTTCTATAGTATCTATTGTATAAACTCTTATTTTGGTATCTTATGGCTTAAATGACTTCAATAATTGAAACTATTTATAGTAATTACTTAATGTTTTATGTAGGAGTTATTCTATAAAgcaaaagtattattttatttaacatcgCTTAGAAAACAAACGCTGCACCGTGCACGTGAATGTAAATAATGAAGGGGCATGTGCTTGAATTTTTCATGGAGCGAGCAcgttgattaaaaattaattggcatttctttaaaaactaaaGAGTTCTTGTTATAAATTTGCATATTTATCGACATTCTTGTGGGCTATGTAAATTCACACGTCGGCCCtttatgatttatattgtaataatcgTCATGAATCACTAGTCGTCGTGACCGTCCGTAATTGCTTCGCCAATCGAATTAATTTCTTCGCTTAGTACTTTATGGTacagttttaataattgattcCATCTAGACATCAATAAGTTTAAGGCGTGTTTATGGcggttatatttttaaatgtttattggtGTGCCCGTGATTCGTAGCGCAGTGTTGATTGTAATTCATGTTGGTTTTGTTTTCGTTGCGGTtccattattttatctttggATTTACGCGCTGCACAATTAgtgtaaataaagtttatagttttattgtaaattgctTTTACAGAGGCTTTAGTCGTTAATGTTCCCACTGTACTCCAGTTGTCCTTGTTGATTGTCGTAATTAGAATTTATTAAGAGTTTTGGATTTTGTTTTCgagttgataattatttttaaagaaataaaattctgATTGAGgcataaatttgttttaatactaCAATGTTGTTCTCAGCATCGTGGTCAATGGTCATatcttaatatacttatataaatttcgtgtcacaatgtttgtcctcaatggactcctaaaccacttaaccgattataataaaattcgcacaccatgtgcagttcgatccaacttgagagataggatagtttaaatctcaaatcgttttagagaaagcgggcgaagccgcgggcggtaagctagttgtcatataatttataaatggcACAATATTTATGCTAAGAGTTTTGTGCGTCCGATACGAgaatgtttttaatatcactagtttatattattgctaacacatttttatacaCAAAACATATCTATTTCCTACCTTATgtgacaatatttttattaaattcaaccCATGAGGAATAATAAAACGGGAATATGTTCTGTTAATGTCCCGTGCCGACCTTTATAgcttcatttatatttatatgggaAAAAAGCGAATTCGTGTAGCTTTATAGTAATAAAACGTAATGAGGGTAGTCGAAAATCGCTATTGTTTTGGCGGGAGCTGAATCTCAGAGGAAAAGTAATTTTGTTGGGATTACTGCCCTATCCATGAATGAGCCCTAAAACACGACAGTGGTCACTCAGGGCTCAGGGCTTATTTTCTGTTACAATTATTGCCTTTTGGCTCGCGCTCGTAAAGGTTTGATGAGTCGTATTGTTTTATAGCACGTGAATctgtttaattatgttttttatttatcgtaacatgtaaataatagtaaatctgtatataaatatgattTGAATATGGAATTATTTACTAAGAAAGTTAAAACGATATTAttgaaaactaaaaattaaaagctgAGCATTtcaaattgatattttaaattcaactagGTATTTAATCATGATCGATGATGATTTTACTAagcattgtaataataatatgttttattctaAATTACCTATAAATTGTAGTTCGTATACAATCggttaattatctattttatatGCAAGCATTAAAACCTGAATAGTCCGGCATCCGCTGTAATTTACtaccattaattaattaaactgaacaataattcaataaaactgTATAAGAGCTAAAATCGCCTATTAGAACGTTTTACGCggttataatttacatttagttACTGAAGTTGGTATCGACAAAACTTTCATTTCCTATGACAATCGTCTATTGTGTTTTTTTCTTGTAATTCTCCACTATTTGTATCAACATAGATATAATTCGTATTCAGAGTTTTAATTCTTATTcttaaatacacaaaaaatattacagtagCGAAACAGGTCCGAATAAGGTAGAGGAAACTATGTGAAATAAAGGATAAATGTGTTACCTGCAAGTCTATAACgacaataattaacaataaataaatacaatggaGAGACCTGTGGGAGagacaaacttttttattgattCCGCTGCGACAAAATAACGGTGAAATTTAGTAAAGTTTGCCTTTCCACGTGGCAGATCCGATAGGGGTAGGCTGAAATGCTTCCGCTTTTTCATGTCCCTATAAACCAATCACCGGATTACACGCAAAAAACTTTTCACAGTTGTAAAAAACtatgacattttttatttagtaatttaGCGCTTAGAGTTTTAAATCGGAGTACATTTGAGCGAttgctaatttttttgttggtcTTTCATTCGGATAAACTGCAATTACCGTAAGTTAAGATGTCTGTATCAAGTCTGTATCTAAATGATTTGGTTCGAATTTAGTTTACAGATATtagatatgtatttttatcggcAGAATCACGTTCAAATCgcaatctaataaaaaaagtccTGCATTCCTTTGTAGGGCAGGTGGAAGATGTAATTAACACTATATATAcgctcataaaaaaattaggtgatcagccttctttGCTCTGTCAAACCAAGAATTTTTTCATTGTCATCATCAGGAATTTAATCCGAAGTACCAAGAAGGTGATAAGACTGTTAATtgataagtttaaaattattaatctttGTACTTTGGACTTCCAACGGGTATTGGCAAGGATATTTGGTAAACAGcgaatacataaatatataaatatcttatcacgcctattttattatctgttattCTCACTTATGTCATGCACTTGAAATTTGATAGCTGACATGCCGTATTTATTAACAGGTTAGAAAAATTGTTACtaattctaaattaaattcattggcatataaaaatggcaaatcgTGCTTGTAACCTGGAATGCGTCTCAGATCATCCTGGAGACGACGTAGTTGAATTTGTTGGTccagttaaaataattttagtcaATCAACCTAAACATTTGTACAAGCGCAAACGGTTTGAGGCTGGATTTATTGTACTGTCTCATATGTTGATGGGGGCTTCTATCATGATGGTGCTATACTATACACTAAGCTATGAAAAGAGATTGTGTTTAGCTGGTTTACACGTATTCTTGTGCACAGCTGGGGTAATTAAAAATCttgttatgtttttttgtacCGAACTTCTTTGCGCCTATTTGTTTCTGGAAGTAAATGGTAACTTTCTTTTAATACTGATTATGCTGCACTGATACGTCGTCGAACTTATCTTTGCAGTAGATTTTGTTAGGCTCTGAACCAACAAATTTTATGAACTTCTCAACTATTCATTTAATTCTCATTAGTTTTTTCATGAGAATAATTTAAGCGTTGAGCTTCTGTGAGAagagttattttattgtactacGTCAACTAGttggtatttttatgatatcaAATAATCAGTCAACAATCAGCTAAATTAGTTTTTCTGTGAGCAACAATTCGTCAaaataactacctacttatgAATTATCTTTGCTGGAATTTAAAGCAAGTATAATCCGGCATTATCTATGATCTAACTATAGATAAactatcaattattattttttactagaataattaataagtaattttttcatatttatcttAGCCTGATGATATATCCTATAGTTTTCCCCGATAAATGTattatctaacagtgaaataatttttcatgctATCAGCGAGTTCATGCAAACAAACAAGCTCTTCAGCTTAATGATACATGTTATTCTTATTTCCAGCTCCAGATCTGCATGCCATTAGGGATCTTATCACTACACACACTAAGCGGATCGAGTGCACCGGTAAAACCGACGCATCGACAATGTGAACATGccttcatacattttttggGAATTTTTCTAACCATACTTGGCGCAATTGCCTCATTTTTTTGTggttattttcaattttcgaTACACTGTATACTGGGTAAGTTTGATTAAATTCTTCTTTAGATTTCTTCTTCTTTGATTTGTGGACTATATTTACTTTGATtatatatatgataatatgCTCTTTTCTGTGTATGTAAAATAGATGTTTTcctaatcaataattttattgaagttcAGATGCATCTGGCTTACCTACTTACCTGTTTACGTTGCCAGGGAATTGAACGTTAGGGTGTTTGATAATACTGTAGTAGTCACATATTCGATATTTTGgtttttaggttattataTTGCAATACAAATTTATCTATTGTTTTCAGGTTGTACTGCCTGTGCACTGGCCTTATTTAATGCAATCAATGGTTTCCTCATATACGATTATTCCGGCAATAATGACAAAGGATTGATTAGGAAAATTATTAGcaaatttcattcattatttGGTATCGTGACTTTAATATTGTCGAGTGCTTGTTTTATATCTGGATTGATAAAACCAACGTTTACGAAGTGGACACCTTTGCCAGAAATGTCAATATTCtcagttttattttgtatctatTATACGGGTGTTATATTGTTTAAGCCGATTAAAGAACTATTTACTTTCTAACtggctttttattatttgttgtaatATGAAATCTTGGAAGgtatagaaatttttatttgagagctgattaaaaaattgttacgAAACACAGttatgaaaattgttttaatagataaaacaaATAGATCAAGAGCCCACGACGGCCAGACTTTCCTTTCTTTAAAAAAGTTGAAAGTTTCTCTGTATATGTCTCCGATACAGATAAGAACGACTAGCGATTATCAAGTCTGGGTTGCGGTTACTTTGGCAGGAAACAGGTAGTAaaggtgtataaaattgtacctaactttcattatactttagaagctaaattttatatatgttacttGGAGACGTATAAAAAGATGTTACCTCAAGAGCCGGACAGTTTTCATTGTTCTTACATCTTGTcagacacatttaaaaaataactaacatatcatcaaattaacgttactacctaaaagtgtatcaaatatgaaataacccactaaaaacattagtttactataattattaatgattaaaaaataatagtataataagttattacttatcttttacggggacttatgttgatggaatttcacgtATCTCGATGACATAATAACAAAGTCATTTCTACAACTTTCCTAAAGAAAGGAAAGTCTGGCCGTCGTGGGCTCTTagattaaaagtaataatgtcacagaatacataatagtagctaaaacGCTAATAATGTCTATCCTGTGTGTCTATCGATCAATGatagattaaatttttagcaaatatacattttatctgTAAAATTGTATGACAATCATTATTTATGTCAATCATTCAACAATgtcaaattgtatttattacatattatgtttcaaaaaattaatttataatttggtataaTGCAAATTAAAGATGAGAAGCCCACATCCATTTTAAGAGATAACGAaggcaaaaaagaaaaaactgGTGAAAGTAAAAACAAAAGCTCGAAACGCATTCCTCTAAGAATATTGATAATTGAGCCCAGTGGAAGATACTGTAGGACTATATGGTGTGCTATTGGCTTAGGAACAGTTCATGTCTTGATAGGGGCAGTAGTTATGTCTGTTATAATGTATTCTTTGAAGACAAAGGATGCGCATGCAGCGGTTTGTACTGCAGCGGTAAGTGTACttaatttaagaaatgtttTTCTAAGTCTTATAAGTATGTGTTAGCTGCACCATATAATCtattatgattaaatattaCGGTTGTCTTAACGGttgtattatgaatattatcaTTGACAAATATCAGCAGTCTGTAATAGattacattatatttcaatCTATTGGGCGTGGTCGCCATCATTTCCTATTATTACTAGCCAAATAcctattatgataatattagtacttaaTCAGAacgataatataattatcatgTCACAATGTTATAACATGCttaaaaaatggcaaattttGACGCTTCTCAATTTTGTAACAATGTTGACATTTACAAATGTCAAACAATATTGTACAGTTATGTAacattgatattatattacgtttTATTTCGAAAACAAAATGCGTATGTTAATAATAGATCCTGTTGGAGAATACTGGAATGTAATTTTCTGCGCCGTAGGAGTCGGGTTTGTACAAATGCTCATAGGAGGCACTTTAAcgacagttttattttatctcatACAAACAGGCTTCAGAGATATTCATGTATTTCTGTGTACCTTTggagtaagtatatttttacaaatacgGATCGCGGCTGCTTTAGATTTTTGCATAGACCCTACCTatgtgtgtttattttattcacatgAAAATGGAATATGTTGTAGCACAGCTGTAGTTCCTATTATTGATAAATGACGACGttgataatattacttttataatactatggtattttatctatctacctaaagaattttaaacgagtgtttattttatttaatctgaTTCTCGGAAACTGCTGCATATTTTTCATGGAATTTGGATGCAGGGGGTTTCGGGGGCTATAAAGCGATCTAGCTAGAATAGACGGATTGCCATTGCAACGtagtttttgatatttattttgcgttattataggtacatttaacaaaaaaatttctTACAATTATAAGTTTGACAGCTAGCTAGGATTTTGATGCCATACATAAgttatcataaatttacatacatGAAGATTGAATGCTCTAGCAGCTCTTGAAATTACCCGGTAGAGACAGTCTTAGGGCGTGCCCCtgttattatactattattgtATCAAATTGTTTCTGTCTctgtattttgtttaatttacaaCTAAACATGgatttaatgaataataatgattCCAGTATCACTTTTTCGCGGTGGAAGCGATATTAAGCCTCAATTATGCGAATGGTTGGTCCACACCAATGAGAATCAGGCACAGACGGTTTGCCCACGTGCTTCTACAGATGTGTGCTATGGCTTTCGCAGTTACTGGAACAGTACTCATAACAACGTCTAAGGGACTCTCAACCAGCGCTCATGGACTCACCGGTTAGACgatctttatttaataaactagATTTCTGCCTGCTGCTTCTCtcgtgttttcaaagaaaaaccgcgCATAGTTCCCCCCCCCCgctcctgtgggatttccgggataaaaagtagcttatgtcttattctgggtcttcagctaactacataccaaatttcgttgtaatcggttaagtagtatttgcgtgaaagggtaacaaacatccatccatccatccatcctcacaaactttgacatttataatattagtatctagGATATGCTGTGAGGATATGAGTAGGATgttatcataatttaattatagtaatGTGCATGATATCTTTTGATTACTAAAacgttaaataatattttatcaaatctGTCAGTGATAACAAACAAGGATAtgttattatacttttattctTATCAGATTACACTTTAAACACTATATAAAGCAATTTAGGTTATTTCTTTTCGAATCTGTTTTGCGAACTCTACTACAATATGcttgattaaatattatgtttatttctttcagTTGTCTAACCAAAATGTTCGGTTTCAGGTACTATAACGGCTATACTCTCcttcataacttttttattaggCCCCTGCGCTCTATTCGGTGGtcgttatttaaaattggCCCATGTTTCCTTCGGTATACCAACGTTCATAATGTCATCGATATGTTTATGCTGCGGACTTTATACGAAGGCCTTTAGAGAGTGGGCGAGTCCAACTGTGATATACGTTCTAATTGGTTTTATAGTATTCTATACGAGTTTTATAATGATCACGTGTTTTATCAAATGTGCAATGAGAATATAATCATTTTAACGAtgctttgatttatttttatttgagtaCTAGTGTTTTATTGTCTTTAACGACTTTAATTGTCATGTCGCTATATCTTctgcaatataaaaatacttctcGAAAAAATATCCATCACAAATTTTCATAGAAGAATACTAGTCACGATTTATTAAAGGTAGAGATTAACTTGAAAcactttttattacattattttgtattttattgctCCTTATATGGTTCACGTCGGTTATCGGGAAAAAcgtgaaaaatattatcaatgatAAAAGATGCGTGATTGATTAAGAGCGGTATAGcttttatctaataaataataacattgttCATAAGACTTGTAAAAAATGACAGAATTCGAGTACGCTGATAAACTTAAACCAGCATTTCGAGATCAAAACTAACCTATCATAACTGTATACATTGTCGATAAACATGAACCTACAGAGGCAATTCAGTTAGATTTTTCAGTGCAATTCTATTCATGTGCGTAATCCATATTGATGTGAGGTCTGAGGATTAAGACAAGTTGTTTTACAATGGATATGCAGCCGACGTTAACCCCTGTAGAGAAGTTCGATCAATCGCCTGTTATTGACGGATgtgttaatttcaattatgCGTGGCTCGCCTTCAGAGGGTGTATGAATACATTAGTGCAGTCCTTGATCGCTGTGTGCGTGTTTGTGACGTCATGGTTTGCGCTCCAGTCGAGTTTGAATCCGTTTTCTATTCACGTTCTGTTGTGTGTTATTGGGGTGagtttaagtatattaccAATGATATATCAGAAAAAAGATACTCTACTCTGGTTTGTTATGAAAGCACAATTTGTGTAAGAAATAGTTATACTCTTTTTTGAGGAAGTCACTTATTATATGCCTTTGTTGTTCTAAATTGAAAACTAGGTAAGAGATATTCTTGGAACTTGACGCATATACTAGACCAATATACTTGGAATATTGCATTTTCACTATTATAAGTGAAAAAGTTACAAAATGTTATCAGACATTGGATGAGTCACGGTTTTACcaataccgataccgatattacgctaaaattaattatgtatccTGATAGTATTGCTTTCTAGAAGCATTCCAGTTTATCATGCTTTGTAAAATacattgataaaaatgtaatgtgCAAGTTCTCAGTTTCTACATGATGATCGTTTGCtacttagttattttaaatatcttgtAACGTTTGCAAATGTTTTGATGAGATAAACATAAAGTAAGGGAAATGCTATAATGCAATACTTTGCTATATTATTCTTGGATAGAGTCCTCTCTAGaatgacatttaaaaattatatcaataattaaactaCTTCTAAATTCTAAACACGTGCTTTACGTAAGTGCttatttacacagggtcagtaactgactacaaattcgaggcaaatcagtgctgacctgaaaaaaaaccctgtgtaaacagatttgaagtcagtacagaagcttgaagtctatgtaaacagttaaagtcagtcgcggcgccgaaattcggcgccgcgactgacttgtctactgaccttgtgtaaatcagcacttaagTTAAAAGGCAGAGTAACTGTTGAGTTGGGATAGAGACATGTTGTTTATAGAGTTCGTTGccaaaataacaaatcatTTTCTGCTGATGTTcttaatctatttttatttattagatatacaatatgtaaatttCAAGTACCTTTTGAATTGTTTTAGTACCAATTTCTAATGACACATGGTATACTAAGCTTGTATAGCTACAATGGATGGACGGCTTCCCTGAGCTTACGGAATCGACGAAGATGTCACTGGATTCTTCAAACTGTAGGATCATTATTTGCTATCATGGGTTCTATTGTCATGATGCGAGAGAAG
The sequence above is a segment of the Colias croceus chromosome 14, ilColCroc2.1 genome. Coding sequences within it:
- the LOC123697574 gene encoding uncharacterized protein LOC123697574; the encoded protein is MANRACNLECVSDHPGDDVVEFVGPVKIILVNQPKHLYKRKRFEAGFIVLSHMLMGASIMMVLYYTLSYEKRLCLAGLHVFLCTAGLQICMPLGILSLHTLSGSSAPVKPTHRQCEHAFIHFLGIFLTILGAIASFFCGYFQFSIHCILGCTACALALFNAINGFLIYDYSGNNDKGLIRKIISKFHSLFGIVTLILSSACFISGLIKPTFTKWTPLPEMSIFSVLFCIYYTGVILFKPIKELFTF
- the LOC123697423 gene encoding uncharacterized protein LOC123697423 isoform X1, with amino-acid sequence MQIKDEKPTSILRDNEGKKEKTGESKNKSSKRIPLRILIIEPSGRYCRTIWCAIGLGTVHVLIGAVVMSVIMYSLKTKDAHAAVCTAAYHFFAVEAILSLNYANGWSTPMRIRHRRFAHVLLQMCAMAFAVTGTVLITTSKGLSTSAHGLTGTITAILSFITFLLGPCALFGGRYLKLAHVSFGIPTFIMSSICLCCGLYTKAFREWASPTVIYVLIGFIVFYTSFIMITCFIKCAMRI
- the LOC123697423 gene encoding uncharacterized protein LOC123697423 isoform X2, giving the protein MRMLIIDPVGEYWNVIFCAVGVGFVQMLIGGTLTTVLFYLIQTGFRDIHVFLCTFGYHFFAVEAILSLNYANGWSTPMRIRHRRFAHVLLQMCAMAFAVTGTVLITTSKGLSTSAHGLTGTITAILSFITFLLGPCALFGGRYLKLAHVSFGIPTFIMSSICLCCGLYTKAFREWASPTVIYVLIGFIVFYTSFIMITCFIKCAMRI